One window of Acanthochromis polyacanthus isolate Apoly-LR-REF ecotype Palm Island chromosome 19, KAUST_Apoly_ChrSc, whole genome shotgun sequence genomic DNA carries:
- the LOC110945944 gene encoding protein Tob1-like → MQLEIQVALNFIISYLYNKLPRRRVNIFGEELERQLKKKYEGHWYPDKPYKGSGFRCIHVGEKVDPVVEQAAKESGLDIEDVRNNLPQDLSVWIDPFEVSYQIGEKGPVKVLYVDDNNENGSELDKEIKNSFNPEAQVFMPISDPVGASSESSSPSPPFGQSAAVSPSFMPRSTQPLTFTTATFAATKFGSTKMKSSGRGNNGNSGSSSKVARTSPTSNLGLNVNTLLKQKAISTSMHSLYGLGLGQQQQQQQQQQQQKASALSPNAKEFVFPSLQGQSSPGAVFPGEGSLGLGPLQYNNAFDMFAAYGSLNDKSLMDGLNFGLSNMQYSNQQFQPVMAN, encoded by the coding sequence ATGCAGCTTGAAATTCAAGTAGCACTCAACTTTATTATTTCCTATTTATACAACAAACTCCCTCGACGACGTGTGAATATCTTTGGAGAAGAGCTCGAGAGGCAgctgaagaaaaaatatgaagGTCACTGGTATCCGGATAAGCCATACAAAGGATCTGGGTTCAGGTGCATCCATGTAGGGGAGAAGGTGGACCCTGTGGTGGAACAGGCAGCCAAAGAGAGTGGGCTGGACATTGAAGACGTCCGAAATAATCTCCCTCAGGACCTTAGCGTGTGGATTGACCCATTTGAGGTTTCCTACCAGATTGGGGAGAAGGGACCGGTCAAAGTGCTTTATGTGGATGATAACAATGAGAATGGTTCAGAGCTGGACAAAGAGATCAAGAACAGCTTTAATCCTGAGGCCCAGGTCTTCATGCCAATCAGCGACCCTGTTGGGGCTTCCTCAGAGTCCAgctccccctcccctccattCGGGCAGTCTGCTGCTGTGAGCCCATCCTTCATGCCACGTTCCACCCAGCCCTTAACCTTCACCACTGCCACCTTTGCCGCCACCAAATTCGGCTCCACTAAAATGAAGAGCAGCGGCCGCGGTAACAACGGCAACAGCGGCAGTAGCAGCAAGGTGGCCCGCACTTCCCCTACCAGTAACCTGGGTCTGAATGTCAACACCCTACTGAAGCAGAAAGCCATCTCCACCTCCATGCACTCATTGTACGGGCTGGGCctggggcagcagcagcagcagcaacagcagcaacagcaacagaagGCCTCTGCTCTGTCTCCCAACGCCAAGGAGTTTGTATTCCCCAGCCTCCAGGGCCAGTCCAGCCCCGGAGCAGTTTTCCCTGGGGAGGGCTCCCTGGGGCTTGGCCCACTGCAGTACAACAATGCCTTTGACATGTTTGCAGCCTACGGAAGCCTCAACGACAAGTCCCTTATGGATGGCCTCAACTTCGGTCTGAGCAACATGCAGTATTCTAACCAGCAATTCCAGCCAGTCATGGCTAACTGA